The proteins below are encoded in one region of Styela clava chromosome 4, kaStyClav1.hap1.2, whole genome shotgun sequence:
- the LOC120326302 gene encoding glucoside xylosyltransferase 1-like, with amino-acid sequence MESLRTLRYRLWVLDQQRVIDIAWMQRWLIMVIFAFISILYLWDWLVAEDDPTGHFPAALLPLELRKKMPAHGFTSEEDARAFAIREIEIAVVACKRDFDKDEESAIDAVTMMKSATMMSKSVIHFHIFTEDQLYATLMRELDKWPSYIRHRVSFKFSHVTYPESLLGWRNLHQPCSAFKLFLPHVLKEIDHVLYIDSHSVFLNSLDNLWSELIRFKSDNAISLTAPSDPTNSHYSYPLSRYGIRSIDTGIILYDMFRLRHSVFQIPVSIKTMQDSNLFEFEIRNMTYHPNMLHTVYELFKSDITVPDRDIFAIISHFNPHKIHMLPCSWNFRWQYAANVLKKTRLMFLESVLSSCKDKHVPHPCDTAFLIHSCQSYTQHQHEEFLFVENAWENSGFKNSRDFILDDITSYTNHSRPISKRKYNDEFLINMRLFLKSMKYELSRN; translated from the coding sequence atGGAATCTTTAAGAACATTAAGGTACAGATTATGGGTGCTAGATCAACAAAGGGTGATAGATATCGCATGGATGCAAAGATGGCTTATCATGGTCATTTTTGCTTTTATCAGTATTCTATATCTATGGGATTGGTTAGTAGCTGAGGATGACCCAACTGGACATTTCCCAGCAGCTTTACTTCCACTTGAGCTGCGGAAAAAGATGCCAGCTCATGGATTTACCAGTGAAGAAGATGCACGTGCATTTGCAATTCGGGAGATCGAAATTGCAGTTGTTGCATGTAAAAGAGATTTTGATAAAGATGAAGAAAGTGCAATTGACGCAGTCACCATGATGAAAAGTGCCACAATGATGTCAAAATCTGTTattcattttcatatatttacggAGGATCAACTGTATGCAACGCTTATGCGAGAACTTGACAAATGGCCCTCCTATATTCGACATCGTGTGTCTTTTAAATTCAGTCATGTTACTTACCCTGAATCACTGTTAGGGTGGCGAAACCTGCATCAGCCATGTTCTGCATTTAAACTTTTTCTTCCACATGTTTTAAAAGAGATAGATCATGTTTTATATATTGACAGTCACTCAGTGTTTTTGAACTCTTTGGACAATTTATGGTCTGAATTAATAAGATTCAAGTCTGACAATGCAATATCTCTGACAGCTCCATCAGATCCCACTAATTCTCATTATAGCTATCCATTATCACGATATGGGATTCGTTCGATTGACACTGGAATCATTCTGTATGACATGTTTAGATTGAGGCATTCAGTGTTTCAAATTCCAGTTAGTATCAAAACTATGCAAGACTCAAATTTGTTTGAGTTTGAAATCCGTAATATGACTTATCATCCTAACATGCTTCATACTGTATATGAACTTTTCAAATCTGATATCACTGTGCCTGATAGAGACATATTTGCAATTATATCCCATTTCAATCCCCATAAAATCCATATGCTTCCATGCAGCTGGAACTTTCGTTGGCAATATGCTGCCAATGTTCTAAAGAAAACAAGACTTATGTTTCTTGAGTCAGTTTTAAGTAGCTGTAAAGATAAACATGTGCCCCATCCCTGCGATACAGCTTTTCTTATCCATAGTTGTCAAAGTTACACACAGCACCAACATGAAGAATTTTTATTTGTAGAAAATGCATGGGAAAATTCTGGGTTTAAAAATTCTAGAGATTTCATTCTGGATGATATTACTAGTTACACAAATCACAGCAGGCCAATTTCAAAGAGAAAATACAATGAtgagtttttaataaatatgaggttatttttaaaaagtatgAAATATGAACTTTCACGTAATTGA
- the LOC120326303 gene encoding lipoyl amidotransferase LIPT1, mitochondrial-like, translated as MRFHFRNLQNLVRHYSKHIVYRTETNNPYHNLAFEEWMYENVDLSSTSCLFIWRSLPSVVIGRHQNPWAECNVRSLMEKDVCIVRRQSGGGTVYHDLGNINITFFTARSLYDRRANLNIIVSALNRKWKNLDLSVNCRDDIILDKKYKISGSAAKLGRNNAYHHCTLLFDANLSNMEEFLKSSIPDVSTKATRSVPSETKNLSNYVPGISYEDICDAVTSEYFTYSSDSDQNIVAHVDPTNQAMFPNSTVIVSKLKSWEWVFGKSSKFTTKWSYDTPEFGNMVVQLSVSNGIINDVQWMFRTDFLNELNELGSMLIGKKFRCDVISFTWVEFMLLKRHSLDSKFIGSLGDLISDVVKYI; from the coding sequence ATGAGGTTTCATTTtagaaatttacaaaatttagtGAGACACTATTCCAAGCATATTGTCTATCGAACTGAAACAAACAATCCATATCACAATTTGGCATTCGAAGAATGGATGTATGAAAATGTTGATTTATCTTCAACTTCCTGCCTGTTTATTTGGAGGAGCTTGCCTTCAGTTGTAATTGGGCGACATCAAAATCCTTGGGCAGAATGCAATGTTCGGTCACTTATGGAGAAAGATGTATGTATTGTGAGGAGACAAAGTGGAGGTGGAACAGTTTATCATGACTTGGGCAACATAaacattacattttttaccGCACGCAGCTTATATGACAGAAGAGCCAATCTGAATATTATTGTTAGTGCATTGAACAGGAAATGGAAAAATTTGGACTTGAGTGTTAATTGTAGAGATGACAttatattggataaaaaatataagATCTCTGGGTCTGCAGCTAAATTGGGTCGGAATAATGCCTATCATCATTGTACTTTGTTATTTGACGCGAATCTCAGCAACATGgaagaatttttaaaatcatccATACCAGATGTAAGCACCAAGGCCACTCGAAGTGTTCCCTCAGAAACTAAAAACTTGTCAAACTATGTACCTGGAATATCTTATGAAGACATATGTGATGCTGTGACATCGGAATATTTTACGTACAGCTCCGACTCTGACCAGAATATTGTTGCACATGTTGACCCAACGAATCAGGCCATGTTTCCAAACTCTACAGTTATTGTCTCAAAGCTTAAAAGTTGGGAGTGGGTATTTGGCAAGTCTTCAAAATTTACTACAAAATGGTCATATGATACCCCTGAATTCGGTAATATGGTAGTCCAACTTTCAGTATCCAATGGAATTATAAATGATGTGCAATGGATGTTTAGGACAGACTTTCTCAATGAATTAAATGAACTTGGTAGCATGcttattggaaaaaaatttcgaTGTGATGTCATTAGCTTTACTTGGGTTGAGTTCATGTTGCTAAAGAGACATTCATTAGACAGTAAATTTATTGGAAGTTTGGGGGATCTTATTTCAGATgtagtgaaatatatataa
- the LOC120326300 gene encoding uncharacterized protein LOC120326300 — MDSLIFVTIVIASIAHVNSRCDVSVLQTLENGHSCLRGNFSFTDTNGLSVESVALNLGRIITNLDNRSACSEFKSILVGCIVEKYYWSLRSSQYNTSSRMINLQAHLLDITNDVSNINQISDLLASRNQNPVLSTVVGESLEAEYIAYNESCHCWDVNIDEDSVKYLKYVVIELKNGIFLTGSLTARSLVLSPEANFRTIGNVSLRPSDDIKGKIFTSICSPHYSVLAAKSFLIFTRDAFKTFHKIKIPNSLSPSLEEKDHIVSMVKLTPDRIFILVQGKIYSSSTTIGEFNFILIHLINKKTQTEESIIGISASPVCYRGSVLLLENSMIYAWSSEAIFLITLSKDNDNLTVVQLDVGEMLSPDTGSRFVNVHQTINPENMLVSVGRPSSRDEYFRCHRNLCSQVNMQSDASMAGEKILNSANTTFLMWNARRVTQSSSGKEFSVTFESNINDIYFNTDKNAWIINTKDGKVFYGRLHIPAVVKLRSLGNSNNYVYHFLSYGDVRYVTWTESESGDVEITSEVYPVLSEVQKAIENVEDGVNQINFNPYSSPRNVMRLESVQDSFSLSLTILTTRYDGYTFEVHHDFQNLSLKQEITEEISTRYISANILLYARELTITLIADCNISPQYCKTGFGLIELVYLPTDDRTTASALMNSNSQVYLVNMACPGGLKLRIANTGDDNNCTLGDGMCHLKIDEENLVYLEFEVYKNNEYLFGIVDDLLLIELNNRTGFELHNLNLLKKNCYHCSHFFEVSSPSHLMLQTMKSACPCNADSENENRWVANISFAHAITPPNGQNIFVFSAQVLSESFCDLRMEFAIEIMQKPSLMFLSWEYIFMLVFVAITIISLCISYHNYIKHMRMNRERLKITDSH; from the exons ATGGACTCTTTGATTTTCGTTACAATTGTAATAGCTTCCATTGCACATGTCAATTCAAG GTGTGACGTGTCAGTTTTGCAAACTCTCGAGAACGGGCATAGTTGCCTTCGTGGAAATTTTTCATTCACTGATACGAACGGACTTTCTGTGGAGTCAGTTGCGTTGAACTTGGGGCGAATAATTACCAATCTTGATAATCGATCAGCTTGCTCAG aattcaaatcaatattagtTGGCTGTATTGTAGAAAAATATTACTGGAGTCTTCGAAGTTCACAATATAATACTTCTTCAAGAATGATAAAT CTTCAAGCTCATCTTCTCGACATAACAAATGACGTGTCGAATATCAACCAAATATCGGACCTGCTTGCGAGTAGAAATCAAAATCCCGTATTGTCGACAGTTGTGGGAGAAAGTTTGGAAGCTG AATACATCGCTTACAACGAAAGTTGTCATTGCTGGGATGTCAATATCGACGAAGattctgtaaaatatttgaagtacGTTGTTATTGAACtgaaaaatggaatttttttaacgGGATCGTTAACAGCAAGATCATTGGTTCTTTCGCCGGAAGCAAACTTTCGAACCATTG GCAATGTTTCATTGCGACCGTCAGATGATATAAAAGGAAAGATATTCACCAGTATTTGTTCGCCACATTACAGCGTTCTGGCTGCAAAATCCTTCCTGATTTTTACCAGGGATGCTTTCAAAACgtttcacaaaataaaaattccaaattctctCTCGCCAAGTTTAGAGGAAAAAG ATCATATAGTATCCATGGTCAAATTAACACCAGATAGAATATTCATCCTTGTTCAGGGAAAGATATATTCATCTAGTACGACGATTGgcgaattcaattttatt CTAATTCATCTGATAAACAAAAAAACTCAAACCGAAGAAAGTATTATCGGAATTTCTGCGTCTCCAGTTTGCTATCGAGGGTCTGTGTTGTTGTTAGAAAATTCTATGATCTATGCATGGAGTAGTGAAgctatatttttaataacgttGAGCAAGGATAACGATAACCTGACTGTAGTCCAACTGGATGTTGGAGAAATGCTCTCACCAG ATACGGGATCGAGATTTGTCAATGTACACCAAACAATAAATCCTGAAAATATGCTTGTAAGTGTAGGAAGACCTTCGTCTCGAGATGAATATTTCCGTTGCCATAGAAATTTGTGTAGTCAAGTCAATATGCAATCAGACGCTTCAATGGCAGGAG aaaaaatattgaattctgCAAATACAACTTTTCTTATGTGGAACGCACGGCGTGTTACTCAGTCAAGTTCGGGCAAAGAGTTTTCTGTGACttttgaatcgaatatcaatgatatatatttcaacacaG atAAAAATGCTTGGATAATAAACACCAAAGACGGCAAAGTTTTTTATGGGCGTTTGCACATACCCGCAGTTGTAAAGTTACGTTCGTTGGGAAATAGTAATAACTACGTCTATCATTTTCTATCCTATGGAGACGTAAGATACGTAACGTGGACAGAATCAGAATCGGGTGATGTTGAAATTACTTCCGAG GTTTACCCTGTATTATCTGAAGTGCAAAAAGCAATAGAAAACGTTGAAGATGGCgtaaatcaaatcaatttcaaCCCATATTCATCACCGAGGAACGTTATGCGTTTAGAAAGTGTTCAAGACAGTTTTTCG TTGTCACTTACAATTCTCACCACTCGATATGATGGATACACGTTTGAGGTTCATCATGATTTTCAAAATCTGAGTTTAAAACAAGAAATTACTGAAGAAATTTCGACCAGATATATATCAGCAAATATTCTACTTTATGCAAGG GAATTAACGATCACACTCATAGCGGACTGCAATATCAGTCCACAGTATTGTAAAACTGGATTTGGATTGATAGAATTGGTATATTTACCAACTGATGACAGAACTACAGCATCTGCATTAATGAACTCAAATTCTCAG GTTTACTTGGTGAACATGGCATGCCCAGGAGGACTGAAATTACGAATTGCCAATACGGG AGATGACAACAATTGCACACTTGGAGATG GTATGTGTCATCTTAAAATTGATGAAGAAAATCTAGTCTACCTTGAATTTGAAgtttataaaaacaatgaatatttATTCGGAATAGTCGACGATTTATTGCTGATAGAACTCAATAACAGAACTGGATTCGAATTGCACAATTTGAACTTACTGAAAAAG AATTGCTACCATTGCTCTCATTTCTTCGAAGTAAGTTCACCATCACATCTGATGTTGCAAACCATGAAAAG TGCATGCCCGTGCAACGCTGATAGCGAAAATGAAAACAGATGGGTTGCAAATATATCATTTGCACACGCTATTACGCCACCCAACggacaaaatatatttgtattttcagcACAGGTTCTGAGTGAGAG CTTTTGTGATCTAAGAATGGAATTTGCAATCGAAATTATGCAAAAACCATCATT